Genomic segment of Arachis hypogaea cultivar Tifrunner chromosome 16, arahy.Tifrunner.gnm2.J5K5, whole genome shotgun sequence:
TCTTCCTCACACccacctttttcttttgttgattgggtTGTTGTTGTTGGTAACTCAAGCATTATGCTTATCTAGCAGCAGTGTCTACATGGGTCGTTGACCCCTGAAAAAGATGGCATTTCCAACCAATATTTTGTTATCAATGCTGACTAAAAAGTTGTTGCTTAATAATAATCTCTACACACATTAATAAATGAGATTTTCATGTAATATTCTATGAGCAATATGTCACCCAACACTTGTAGTTTATATTTGTAATTCTGGTAAGTAGGACACATAATGCAAAGCGACGCAATTATTGTTAATTACCTCAAGGTTGCTTTAGGATCTTCAGGCGGTGGAGCAAATATGAATTTCTTAAAGAGTAAATTCATATTTGCTCTATCACCTGTGGTTGCTCAAGTGAATCTTCgaagtaaattttaatttattcttgtAAAGAaataaattactaatataaaaaattaattcgcGACATAAATGAAAAGAGACTAGACCAAATTCTGATTTACatgaaaactatttttatttttattattttttttataaaatttaactaaCATGTGTCTTTGTCACATgataaaattatcaattaatttttttttaaaatatactaagtttaaattttgtatttattaaagtaaattatttaaaattttctattgttAGCAATTTTAACTTGTATTTTCAGGACACGTGTtagctaataatttttttaaaacagatATTCTGGATTGAGAAAAATTCAGGAAAAATATGCTACCAGTTGAGTGCAAGGGAGCTTTCAATTGCATGGGGGAACTGCCCTCTATATTGGTCCTGGAAACCAGTTGAAGGCTCAAGGTTTGAGCACATATGATTTATTTATAATCCTAATTATCATATTTATAATGCTAATTAGCAATTAAGCATATTAATTAATAGGTTTGAAGAAGCTGCTGAACTAAGAACAATTTGCTGGCTAGAAATGAATGGCAGCATAAGCACTGGAATGTTATCTCCCAAAACATTATACGGTGCGTATCTGAAAGTGAAAATAGCTGATCGTGCCTATGGCTTGGACTCTTTACCGTCACACGTGTCGGTTGAACTTCCCAATTACAAATCACATGGAACTGTTTATATACGACGCCCCTCACACACACATTCCCATGCTGAAAATGAAGAATGGTTGGAGATTGAGTTGGGGAGCTTCTATACTGGGCTGGATAAAGAGGTTGTAAGAATGGGCCTCAAGGAGGTCAAAGGCGTCCACTTGAAAGGTGGGCTTATTGTTGATGGAATTGAAATAAGGCCCAAAAATGTTCCAAACAAGGCCCAAAAGCGTTTTTCTCACACCGCCTTTCCCGTGTAACCCTAGCAGTGCTCGGTGTTTATAAATGCAGGGTGTCAATACTCAATGCCACCAAATGCAGCACTTTCATTACTTGGTTTGCTGGTTATATGATTGTTTCCTGTGATTTTGTGTTGAGGATTATGAGGTCAATTTTGTTCAGATTAAGcaattttaattttgtgtatGGCAATGATGATAAATGTGAATCCCAGCTCATTATGAGGCCTTTTCCAAGGTCCGGGAATGGAATTATCCACATCTGTCTGAGCTTCTATACCTACTCTCCAGTTAAgtgttatcttttgttccttcttATTTAATCAGATTCCTACTGGCTCCAACTCTTTGTCAAGTTTTGCAAGAAATCCATGGTTTATCACAtcatttcatttttattctaTTAGTCTAACTAAATTAATTGTTTGTGTAAATTAcacattaaaataatatatatacaatcataGGTGGATTTTATGGCGTCCCTCACAAATTGGTGGCACCATACAAAGGATAGTTAGATCCGTTTATTACTGGGTGTGTACGGTAAATGTGTGTATTGGAGGAGATAATTTGAATGAcatgaaaattttgatttaaaatttaatataaaatttgtcactttaatacttaattttattttaatttatatttaaattatttttaattattttaaatcattttaattaaataataaaaatttaaataaaataaaaatataaaattataaaactaataattttaaaaatgtaaagatttaaaattgtgtatttaaatttaaaaaattaaaatatttaatttatttgagtacatcttaattaaattttattacaattttttaataatattattataataataatattataatatttatttaatgagAGTTTAATAAATTATACAAGTAAaagtattatattaattttttttaaaaataatatgatatcactttattaatattaatattattttaaaaataatatctaatataaattttaaaataaaaaaaaaatttaaaattaatttcattgGAATTGCTCTAATTATTGATTGGGATTATATGTTGGGCTATAGTCAAGATTTTTAGGCTGTTATTGTTTTCGAAATTTCTCCGTGCAAGTTTTTGAACAATATGGGAAATTATTGGAAGccagaaacaaagaaaaataaaatactatcTTATTtgtgtttaataatttttttaggaaTGTAAATATTATATGTTTTTAATATAGAGTCCACTAGAAAACTTCAAATTTTAgatgaaaattatttattttaatattatggaaaaaaattttgctcatttatattgttaatttttgaataaaatatatgtcAACTATTGAAAActtattatgaaataaaaatttaataatattacatGGTatcttattagttattattaattttttagtattatcCATTTAAAACAAAGAGTGTGTCATTAGTTAAATGGAATCTGAGCTTAGATTCACCCCAAAACTTATTACATAATGTTGATAGAAATTTTATAATtgagtaaataactaaatattaagtttttattaaattaaaaaaattatataaaataaaagcgAGTTTAATgcaagatatttaaatttttaaattatattaaatatttatatttttataaactaaaatattttattgCAGATAGAGAGGAAGAGCATTCACTTGCAGTGACAATAAATTCCTTTTCTTATAGTATTACAAGAGTTTGTGATTGGTTTAATGTAACTAAATATTGATAAACAAATAACACATGAAATATTTGGCTCAATTTTATCGAAATGGAATCTATACGTGTGCTTTTCTTGGATATGGAAGCATGGGGGACTAGACGTATATGTGGGACAGCTTTTTGTTAGTGTCACAGAGAAGAACTCGGACCGTgcgttttctttgtttataaagtTTGCCTATCGAATCGCACGGTCCGATTTGTATGCTAATGAGAAATAAAATTTGGGGTGCTCTAAATCGGACCCTCCGTGTTACCTTAACGTGATTTTTTAATATGCAATGTAGTACAAGTCGCATGGTCCGAGTTCCAtgctttgattttgaaaagaactCGGACCCTCCGTTTTGAGTACAGATAGAAATTGTTTTGGTGAACTGAAAGCTGAAATCACATGGTGAATGAAATCGGACTGTCCGTGTGGGTGGTGTCAACTCGCAGGGTCCGAGTTGTTCCCTCCTAACACCACAAACATGTTAAGCACACCCCTTCCCCATAATGGAATCCAGGCACGTACTCTAGCGCCATATGTAAATTAAAAAGCcgaaatattttggtaaaaatatatatttttttaaggatTAATGCTCAAATTCGTTCTTGAAAGATCACGCGATCTTCATTTTCGTCcccgaataatttttttaatcaaatttagtcCCTAAAAGATAAACTATAAGTCAAATTAGTTCTTCCGTTAGTTGGATGATAACGTGTCACGTTAAGTACCACGTGGCACGCCACGCCACGTGGTAGGTCAGTgacacttgacatgtaaaaaagttttttattagttaaaatagTCATTAAAAGtacagacgtaagtcattttcatccctcaaattttaaaaattagtcaaactagtccttatataattttttataatattaaatttataatattttttatactactaattttaattttattttttaaatcttaataaacaaaattctctttacataaaataataaaaataattaaatttttataaaattattttgttatttgtattttaaaattttacattttcaaattataattttttatgtgaatttttttatttaaatgagtttatcaaattattgttgattatatatttaaaaatttaatattttaaattttagtaaataatataataattattttaaatttaagtcttttaaattttttaaaattataacttttattattatttaatttatatagtaaaactcaataattgaaaaactgATTTATCACTATCAGTTTATATaggaattgaagcaaaatttgtggatctttttaaattttgactcTAAGTATCACTACCACTACATCCTATATGTAAGTAATAccgtaatagaaaaaaaaatgtagtagaaaaaaatagtggtataactttgtttaggttaacatacataaattttgattttgagcatataactttgtttaggttaataaatacatatatttcaattttgagtatatatatgtatatattccaGTAAAATGCAATAATGtaataaaaatgttttagaatagaaaagaataagaggcatcttgagaagaattaaaggagagaaataattttattgaaaaaatttttaagaagaaaagatacaattactaatattttgtttgtcaattacatttctattaaaattagtagtatcaaaaaatatttcaaatttaatattataaagaaaaaataaaaaaaatatataaggactagtttgactaattttttttaaatttgagggatgaaaatgacttacgtcttgactttcaaggactattttaactaataaaaaatttttttacatgtcaagtgccacatggcatgccacgtgtcactgacctgcTACGTGGCATgtcacgtcatcatccaactgacggaaggactaatttgacttacaatttatctttcagggactaatttgattaaaaaaatcattcgggGACGAAAATGAAGATCGCGTGATCTTTCAGTGACGAATTTGAGCattaaccctttttttttaataattgctaacataattaaaagataaaaaatctaTCCATACAAGAACGATATGTGATACATAATCTCaagagtatttatttattttagtctctaaaaaattttagattagacattttagtctctaactaaaattaattacttgattggTTTCTAACAATTAACTATATTAGTCACTTAGGTCATTTGTTTCGTTAACTCTAACGGAGTACATAATGATCGCTGACAActctaacggaagacaaaatggtccctgacaaGTCTAACATGAGACAAAATGATCCTTGATCCCCTCTGTTCGAAAATCGTAAAAACCGCAATTAATtaaccacttaattaattaatttaattgtccAAAATAGgtttcaaaaatttagaatattaattagaaaatttaaatatgatatttagactcaatagatttttctgagttgaaaaTGTGATTTTCTGTAGAAAATTGCGTAAAAATGCATACCGGTAAATTAGTCGACAGTACTAGCTTAAAAATCTGTTTGGTACTGTGTGAGAGCggtaaaaaccgtagaaaaacttataaaagcatttaaagttaaaaatcgaacactaattttaaaggtttggcccaacgGGCCAAAAATGCCAACAAGTTAGACCAAATCCAAGTTGGGtctaagcccaacatatataaacacacAAATAAAGGCCATTCAGCCCCATTCATCACTTAAACAACACAAACACAGctgaaaggaaagaggagagaggtGAGAGCTTTTCCACCATTGTTACTATTCACTCCTCTCTTCCGGTggttataacttgagctacggtgtTCCGATTTGCGTGCCGTTTGCCGCTACGCGAAACTCTCTTCGAGCCCGTTAATTCATCTAACCCTTGTTGGTAAGATCTCGAAATTTCTTCTCCATTATACAGccttaagaaatttgaaaattaaggtttgagttttgagtagattttgtgtttTTGATTTATTAGATGGTATCTAAGGTTGGACTATTGGTAGTTTATGCCCCAAACACCATCGAAAAAGGTAAGGAAACTCTTTACCtttgtgaatttgtgaatttGGTAATCTTAGGTATTGATTTGTGGTAAATTAATGTGTATAGCTTAAAAATTttgattgttgatgcttgttggagttgattgGTGGATCGACTGCTGCTTGGAGGCTTGATTTGGATTTAAATTTAGTGTGTGGTGCATATTGGGAATCAGTCAATATATGGTTTCGCTTTTCtctatataatatgtaatatttttggacacttagactagtggatcataggataggtttgaattgttgatagtggattatgattattgatgtttGTGATGAtttttgatgaattatgatgacAATTGTTGATGTTGGGGTGAATAATAATAACTATGTGAATTATGATCAAATATGATGAATTGTGTTAGTGAAGAGTCAAATTGTGTAAAATTGTGAAGGTTGGAATCTTGATTGAGAACTTGGGAAGTTTTGTTGAATTATGTTTGGAAAGTTGAATGAAATAGGTTAAAATAATGGAGAAAGCTAATTGGTAAATGGGGAAATATATGGTTGTGATGGTGGGCATTAATGGTGAGTTTTGGtgtgattttgaatgtttatgaattggttttggttgtgaaGTTTTGAGATTTAGAGAACCTTGCTGATTttgtaaaacttgatttttggcAAATTTTgccggatcataacttgagcctcaaatctttaaatttgatgatttttgttttaaattaaaggttGTTTTAAGAGCTTTAAAATGATGTAAAG
This window contains:
- the LOC112758072 gene encoding putative F-box protein PP2-B12, encoding MERVPEDCFAHILSFASPQDACSLCLVSTTLQSMADSDSVWEKFLPLDCEQIVSRIVNPSFSCSSNKKYMFVTLCTPQLIDGGNKIFWIEKNSGKICYQLSARELSIAWGNCPLYWSWKPVEGSRFEEAAELRTICWLEMNGSISTGMLSPKTLYGAYLKVKIADRAYGLDSLPSHVSVELPNYKSHGTVYIRRPSHTHSHAENEEWLEIELGSFYTGLDKEVVRMGLKEVKGVHLKGGLIVDGIEIRPKNVPNKAQKRFSHTAFPV